One window from the genome of Bacillus kexueae encodes:
- a CDS encoding MOSC domain-containing protein, with product MEIKALYYGKPKVLIDQYGKEYRSGIAKEKASYIKIGKEKIAGDDVENHQFHGGADRAICIYSAERYSFFEKEYNRPLPSCSFGENITILGMTEENVFIGDIYKIGEVIVQVSQGRFPCITIEKRTGFPQLLKRIVETGYTGYFFRVLKEGTIEKGDPIKLIDRTKNSLSVMAMHQLYFHEKNQVTLVKKALENEALAKEWRDKLQKRLKSK from the coding sequence ATGGAGATTAAAGCATTATATTATGGGAAACCGAAAGTATTAATAGATCAATACGGAAAAGAGTATCGTTCAGGAATTGCAAAAGAGAAAGCCTCCTATATAAAGATAGGAAAAGAAAAAATTGCAGGGGATGACGTAGAGAATCACCAATTTCACGGTGGGGCTGATCGAGCAATTTGCATTTATTCTGCGGAACGGTATTCATTTTTTGAGAAGGAATACAATCGCCCTTTACCTTCCTGCTCATTTGGCGAAAATATCACAATTTTAGGCATGACGGAAGAAAATGTATTTATTGGGGACATTTATAAAATTGGAGAAGTGATCGTCCAAGTGTCACAAGGGAGATTTCCATGTATTACAATCGAAAAAAGAACGGGATTCCCCCAACTGTTAAAGCGAATCGTCGAAACCGGTTATACAGGCTATTTCTTCCGAGTATTAAAAGAAGGAACTATCGAAAAAGGGGACCCCATTAAATTAATCGATCGAACTAAAAACAGTTTATCCGTCATGGCTATGCATCAATTATACTTCCATGAGAAAAATCAAGTTACGTTAGTAAAAAAGGCATTAGAGAATGAAGCATTGGCCAAGGAATGGCGAGACAAATTACAAAAACGCCTAAAATCTAAATAA
- a CDS encoding aldehyde dehydrogenase family protein, with product MSQLMMKTNEKVAAFLKGKKKLYINGEFVESASNKTFDTPNPATGETLATVYEADKVDVDRAVKAARVAFESGPWSKMSASARGQLMYKLAELMEEHKEELAQLETLDNGKPIKETSQADIPLAIDHMRYYAGWATKIVGQTIPVNGQYFNYTRHEPVGVVGQIIPWNFPLLMAMWKLGAALATGCTVVLKPAEQTPLSALYLAELIEKAGFPKGVVNIVPGFGETAGQALVQHPDVDKIAFTGSTEVGKLIMESASKTLKRVTLELGGKSPNIILPDADLTKAIPGALNGVMFNQGQVCCAGSRVFIQKKHYDNVVADMVSHAKSIRQGFGLDPDTDMGPLVSEEQQTRVLSYIEKGLDEGAEILTGGQKPKDEGYFVSPTIFAAVQDEMTIAKEEIFGPVIAAMPYEDLDDVIARANQSEYGLAAGVWTKDVAKAHYIANHIKAGTIWVNCYNVFDAASPFGGYKQSGIGREMGSYALDNYTEVKSVWINLN from the coding sequence ATGAGTCAATTAATGATGAAAACAAATGAAAAGGTTGCAGCATTTTTAAAGGGGAAAAAGAAGCTTTACATTAACGGTGAATTTGTTGAAAGTGCTTCTAACAAAACATTCGACACCCCTAATCCTGCTACGGGAGAGACATTAGCAACGGTTTATGAAGCGGACAAGGTAGATGTTGATCGCGCAGTAAAAGCAGCTCGGGTCGCATTTGAATCTGGTCCGTGGTCTAAAATGAGCGCTTCTGCTCGGGGGCAACTAATGTACAAACTAGCTGAGCTAATGGAGGAGCATAAAGAGGAATTAGCCCAGCTTGAAACATTAGATAACGGAAAACCAATCAAAGAAACGTCACAAGCGGATATCCCTCTTGCGATTGATCATATGAGATATTATGCTGGTTGGGCAACTAAAATTGTTGGTCAAACCATACCAGTCAATGGACAATATTTCAATTATACGAGACATGAGCCAGTCGGAGTTGTTGGTCAAATCATTCCATGGAACTTCCCGTTGCTAATGGCGATGTGGAAGCTTGGAGCTGCTTTAGCAACAGGTTGTACAGTCGTATTAAAGCCAGCTGAACAAACGCCACTTTCTGCTTTATACTTAGCTGAATTAATTGAAAAAGCCGGTTTCCCAAAAGGTGTCGTCAATATCGTGCCTGGATTTGGTGAAACGGCTGGTCAAGCATTGGTTCAGCATCCGGACGTTGACAAAATTGCCTTTACAGGTTCAACGGAAGTAGGAAAGCTCATTATGGAAAGTGCTTCAAAAACATTAAAACGTGTCACACTGGAACTGGGTGGCAAATCACCAAACATTATTTTGCCGGATGCGGATTTAACAAAAGCGATTCCCGGAGCATTAAATGGGGTGATGTTTAATCAAGGTCAAGTCTGTTGTGCGGGTTCTCGTGTATTCATTCAAAAGAAACATTACGATAACGTCGTAGCTGACATGGTATCCCATGCAAAGTCAATCCGACAAGGGTTCGGTCTAGATCCGGATACGGATATGGGACCACTCGTCAGTGAAGAGCAACAAACGAGGGTACTCTCCTATATTGAGAAAGGCTTAGATGAAGGTGCTGAAATTTTAACTGGAGGACAAAAACCGAAAGATGAAGGATACTTTGTTTCTCCAACTATTTTTGCGGCTGTTCAAGACGAAATGACAATTGCCAAAGAAGAAATTTTCGGACCTGTTATTGCGGCGATGCCATATGAAGATTTAGATGATGTAATTGCCCGTGCAAATCAGTCCGAATATGGATTGGCAGCAGGTGTTTGGACAAAAGACGTCGCAAAAGCTCACTATATTGCTAATCATATAAAAGCCGGAACCATTTGGGTAAACTGCTACAACGTATTCGATGCGGCTAGTCCTTTCGGTGGTTACAAACAATCCGGTATCGGTCGTGAAATGGGATCGTATGCTCTTGATAACTATACGGAAGTAAAAAGCGTTTGGATTAACTTGAACTAA
- a CDS encoding superoxide dismutase yields the protein MLNENRYRDELFQWVMSLRSLLNEEDLSNREKDISTLQLEINQLASQLKNSPTMKDETLYKKAMEVYRKLRVLQATPVPIGQHSLPPLPYSYDALEPYISKRIMKLHHDKHHQSYVDGLNKAEVELKKARESGDYSLIKHWERELSFHGAGHYLHTIFWHVMSPKGGGNPKDALRTAIETSFGDINKMKNQFSEAANAVEGSGWAILGWSPRTHRLEILQAEKHQNLSQWDFIPLLVLDVWEHAYYLQYENNRREYINNWWNVVNWPEVEKRFTEAKKVKWSPY from the coding sequence ATATTGAATGAGAATCGTTATCGAGATGAATTGTTTCAATGGGTTATGTCGTTACGTTCACTTCTAAATGAAGAAGATTTGTCAAACCGAGAAAAAGATATTTCGACGTTGCAATTAGAAATAAATCAATTAGCGTCTCAACTGAAAAACAGCCCTACCATGAAAGACGAAACACTATACAAAAAAGCGATGGAGGTATATAGAAAATTGAGAGTTTTACAAGCCACCCCTGTTCCAATAGGACAACATTCGCTTCCTCCCTTACCTTATTCATACGATGCCCTTGAACCATACATTTCGAAACGAATCATGAAACTTCATCATGACAAACATCATCAAAGTTACGTAGACGGCTTGAATAAAGCGGAGGTCGAATTAAAAAAAGCTAGAGAATCTGGGGACTATTCCCTTATCAAACATTGGGAACGAGAATTAAGTTTTCACGGTGCTGGACATTATTTGCATACGATTTTTTGGCATGTGATGAGCCCAAAAGGTGGAGGAAATCCGAAAGATGCTTTGCGGACTGCCATTGAGACTTCTTTTGGAGATATAAATAAGATGAAAAATCAATTTTCAGAAGCTGCGAATGCTGTGGAAGGCAGTGGCTGGGCTATACTCGGTTGGTCTCCTCGTACTCATCGCCTTGAAATATTGCAAGCTGAGAAACACCAAAACTTAAGTCAATGGGATTTCATTCCCCTCCTCGTCCTGGATGTTTGGGAACACGCCTACTATTTGCAGTATGAAAACAATCGGAGAGAATATATAAACAATTGGTGGAATGTTGTGAATTGGCCTGAAGTTGAAAAGCGTTTTACGGAAGCAAAGAAGGTAAAGTGGTCACCTTATTAA
- a CDS encoding sodium-dependent transporter — protein sequence MKQVEQWSSKLAFILAAAGSAIGLGAIWKFPYVAGTSGGGIFLLIFILFTLLIGLPLLMAEFIIGRHTQKDAIESYRQIAPNSWWPWVGKIGIITCFILLSFYSVVGGWIIIYFIKAITGGLKGLSEEEYGALFGQTISDPVLAVSAQFIFLLIVIFVVAKGIQSGIERASKWMMPLLFLIFIVLIIRSLTLDGAMEGITFFLKPDFTQITSETILFAMGQSFFALSVGVSVMVTYSSYLPKKENLPQSAVSIVSLNVLVAILAGLAIFPAVFAFGLEPSEGPVLLFNVLPTVFNQMPLGTLFLSAFLLLFLFATLTSAFSMLEIIIASVSKGDLQKRKSASFVIGLVIFIVGIPSALSFGVLSHVQIFDRIIFDVADYLVSNILMPLGALFITLFVSFKIPKEVLFNELRMGSKIPYALFAVWFFLIRYIAPITIIIVFLDVLGVLNIFN from the coding sequence TTGAAACAAGTTGAGCAGTGGTCATCTAAGCTAGCGTTTATTTTAGCTGCAGCGGGTTCCGCAATAGGACTCGGAGCGATATGGAAATTCCCATACGTTGCAGGAACAAGTGGTGGGGGAATTTTCTTACTTATTTTTATTCTCTTTACTTTATTAATTGGTTTACCGTTATTAATGGCCGAATTTATCATTGGTCGCCATACGCAAAAAGATGCGATTGAATCATATCGACAAATAGCACCTAATAGTTGGTGGCCTTGGGTAGGAAAAATTGGAATTATTACATGCTTTATATTACTTTCCTTTTACAGCGTTGTAGGTGGATGGATTATCATTTACTTTATAAAGGCTATTACGGGAGGATTAAAAGGGTTATCCGAGGAAGAATACGGTGCCCTTTTTGGACAGACTATATCGGATCCTGTCCTAGCTGTTTCAGCACAGTTTATCTTTTTACTAATCGTTATTTTTGTTGTCGCAAAAGGAATACAGAGCGGGATTGAAAGAGCGAGTAAATGGATGATGCCTCTTTTATTCCTCATTTTTATCGTGCTAATTATTCGTTCTCTAACGTTAGATGGAGCGATGGAAGGAATTACGTTTTTTTTAAAGCCCGACTTTACACAAATAACATCTGAAACGATTTTGTTTGCGATGGGACAATCATTTTTTGCGTTAAGTGTAGGGGTTTCCGTTATGGTGACGTATAGCTCTTATTTACCGAAGAAGGAAAATTTACCGCAATCGGCAGTGTCAATTGTTTCATTAAATGTTTTAGTTGCCATTTTAGCTGGGTTGGCAATCTTCCCGGCAGTGTTCGCATTCGGACTTGAGCCAAGTGAAGGACCTGTTTTATTATTCAATGTTTTGCCTACTGTGTTTAATCAAATGCCGTTAGGGACATTGTTTTTGTCAGCCTTCTTGTTACTATTCTTATTCGCAACCTTAACTTCCGCATTTTCAATGTTGGAAATCATCATTGCGTCGGTTTCAAAAGGAGACTTGCAGAAACGGAAGTCCGCATCATTTGTCATCGGTTTAGTCATTTTTATCGTCGGGATTCCTTCTGCTTTATCCTTCGGGGTTTTAAGTCATGTGCAAATTTTTGACAGGATCATTTTTGATGTAGCAGACTATTTAGTGAGCAATATTTTAATGCCATTAGGCGCATTATTTATTACTTTGTTCGTGTCGTTTAAAATACCGAAAGAGGTATTGTTCAATGAATTGCGAATGGGTTCAAAAATCCCATATGCTCTATTTGCAGTGTGGTTTTTCTTAATTCGTTATATCGCACCGATTACAATCATCATTGTGTTTTTAGATGTATTAGGCGTATTGAATATCTTTAATTAA
- a CDS encoding DUF6501 family protein, with protein MIHVNWKDKPTIKSVKCVHTDAKKYMVNNVLTTGKTYEVKNETEEFYFVVDNTGEVAGFYKEYFEEV; from the coding sequence ATGATTCATGTGAATTGGAAGGACAAGCCAACTATAAAGTCTGTTAAATGTGTACATACAGACGCGAAGAAATATATGGTGAATAATGTCCTTACAACAGGTAAGACTTACGAAGTGAAAAATGAAACGGAAGAATTTTACTTCGTTGTAGACAACACAGGTGAAGTAGCAGGATTTTACAAAGAATATTTTGAAGAAGTATAA
- a CDS encoding permease prefix domain 1-containing protein — protein sequence MDFIERYVYAVGRSLPKGQREDIKEEIRSLILDKVDERMNVGETEEEAILYVLTEMGDPNKFARQYHFRPTYIIGPTLYETYLFVLKLTLVASAISIIMIHFLNTSTAWTQKIVQMGYEFIHSGIYVFGIVTLIFLLIERMEIQFKISSKDWNPIKLPRAPKNYEVVSHFEMVVELLVTIFVLAFFNRSFAEWMMATSISSFIDMNRFHDYLMFWNATWVISLVIIIVVLLLNKYTIWLRAISVILTFFQVYLLVNMYRDPALFQTELLSEKWLQWFHMNSLSIISVVLLIGMWELWRLIKMYKQEK from the coding sequence ATGGATTTTATTGAACGGTATGTGTATGCTGTAGGTCGATCGCTTCCTAAAGGACAAAGGGAAGATATTAAAGAAGAAATTCGATCTTTAATTTTAGATAAAGTAGATGAACGCATGAATGTAGGGGAAACGGAAGAAGAGGCAATCCTTTATGTTTTAACTGAAATGGGCGATCCAAATAAATTTGCACGTCAATACCATTTTCGTCCAACGTATATTATCGGACCTACACTCTATGAGACTTATCTATTCGTATTAAAATTAACATTAGTCGCATCGGCTATTAGTATTATCATGATACATTTTTTAAATACATCTACTGCTTGGACACAAAAGATTGTGCAAATGGGATATGAGTTTATTCATAGCGGGATTTACGTATTTGGGATTGTCACCTTAATCTTTCTACTGATTGAGAGGATGGAGATTCAATTTAAGATAAGTAGTAAAGACTGGAACCCAATCAAGTTACCGAGAGCTCCTAAAAATTATGAAGTAGTTTCACATTTCGAAATGGTCGTTGAATTGTTAGTGACAATCTTCGTCCTAGCTTTCTTTAATCGTTCTTTTGCTGAATGGATGATGGCGACGTCTATTTCTTCTTTTATCGATATGAATCGTTTTCATGACTATTTAATGTTTTGGAATGCAACTTGGGTTATCAGCTTAGTGATAATCATCGTTGTTCTTCTATTAAACAAGTACACTATATGGTTAAGAGCCATTAGTGTGATATTAACGTTTTTTCAAGTATACTTGTTAGTCAATATGTATAGGGATCCGGCACTTTTTCAGACGGAATTATTGAGTGAGAAATGGCTCCAATGGTTTCATATGAACTCGCTATCGATCATTTCCGTTGTACTGTTGATTGGAATGTGGGAATTATGGAGATTGATCAAGATGTATAAGCAAGAGAAGTAA
- a CDS encoding PadR family transcriptional regulator: MSDVEAAEQIEKLTQELRRGTIVLCVLSELQEPQYGYSLIQNLSKKGMDVEQNTLYPLLRRLEKQQLLKSDWDVNDSRPRRYYVISEKGKRVLQALTSYWKQQVLVVENILFSTNE; this comes from the coding sequence ATGAGTGATGTCGAAGCAGCGGAACAGATTGAGAAGTTAACGCAAGAGTTAAGAAGGGGAACGATCGTCCTTTGTGTACTTTCAGAACTTCAAGAGCCCCAATACGGTTACTCCCTTATTCAAAATTTAAGTAAAAAAGGTATGGATGTGGAACAAAATACACTTTACCCATTGTTAAGGAGACTTGAGAAGCAGCAGTTGCTAAAAAGTGACTGGGATGTAAACGATTCACGTCCACGTAGGTATTATGTAATAAGTGAAAAGGGGAAGCGAGTTTTACAAGCGTTAACGAGTTACTGGAAACAACAAGTCTTAGTCGTTGAGAACATTTTGTTTTCGACTAATGAATAA
- the phaQ gene encoding poly-beta-hydroxybutyrate-responsive repressor, translated as MSTNRNEDALKNKITTSQKNFVIPVLLLLLRNWSTHGYDLMQRLSHFGFQTIDQGNLYRILRQLEKEELVTSSWDTSDGGPAKRVYSITDAGLDYLDLWATSLENYQNMLDQFFQMYTSMFTTSTNNEKKPKE; from the coding sequence ATGAGTACAAATCGAAATGAAGATGCACTAAAAAACAAAATCACAACATCTCAGAAAAACTTTGTTATTCCAGTTCTTTTACTGCTATTACGAAATTGGAGTACTCACGGCTATGATTTAATGCAAAGGTTAAGCCATTTTGGTTTTCAAACAATTGATCAAGGAAATCTGTACCGTATATTACGGCAACTTGAAAAGGAAGAGTTAGTCACCTCATCATGGGATACTTCAGATGGGGGACCGGCCAAACGAGTTTACTCGATAACGGATGCAGGATTGGATTATTTGGATTTGTGGGCTACATCCCTTGAAAATTATCAAAATATGCTTGATCAATTTTTCCAAATGTACACTTCAATGTTTACGACATCAACGAATAACGAGAAAAAACCAAAAGAATAA
- a CDS encoding poly(R)-hydroxyalkanoic acid synthase subunit PhaE, giving the protein MSQQSTFDPFTMWKSFYDKMEGNWSEVLQESMKKESFAEWMGQSLNTFLLYQDFIQKTTESYLKQMNMPTRDEVSNVASLVISLEDKVEQLDDKVEDFINDKQLSSEITRLKSNVSKLDKKLDQLITLLESSTTKKEAVKSDK; this is encoded by the coding sequence ATGTCACAACAGTCGACATTTGATCCATTTACGATGTGGAAATCTTTTTATGACAAAATGGAAGGCAACTGGAGTGAAGTTCTGCAAGAGTCCATGAAAAAAGAATCTTTCGCTGAGTGGATGGGTCAATCTTTAAACACATTTTTACTTTATCAAGATTTTATTCAAAAAACGACAGAAAGTTATTTGAAGCAAATGAATATGCCAACTCGCGATGAAGTATCAAACGTTGCTTCCCTCGTTATCTCTTTAGAAGATAAAGTGGAACAACTCGATGATAAAGTAGAAGATTTTATCAACGATAAACAGCTTTCAAGTGAAATTACACGGTTAAAATCGAATGTTTCAAAATTGGATAAAAAATTAGATCAGCTTATCACCTTACTAGAATCTAGCACAACGAAAAAAGAAGCGGTTAAATCCGACAAATAA
- the fabG gene encoding 3-oxoacyl-[acyl-carrier-protein] reductase, producing the protein MSLVETNVLKDGSKKLAGKIAIVTGGSRGIGAEIAKTLASHGAVVVINYNNSPDAAENVVQDIANEGGKAVTCKANVSNLDEAKSLIAFTKERFGKIDILVNNAGITRDRTFKKMSEEDWKAVIDVNLNSVYHMTSSVINEMLDQKYGRIINISSIIGQAGGFGQTNYSAAKAGMIGFTKSLALETARKGITVNAICPGFIETEMVAAMPDEVLQKTVNKIPVGRLGQPQEIAEAVLFLAESEYITGQCLNVNGGLYM; encoded by the coding sequence ATGAGTTTAGTAGAAACGAATGTACTTAAAGATGGTTCGAAAAAATTAGCCGGAAAAATCGCAATTGTTACAGGTGGTTCTAGAGGAATTGGTGCAGAAATCGCAAAAACGCTCGCTAGTCATGGTGCAGTTGTTGTCATTAACTACAACAACAGTCCTGACGCAGCTGAAAACGTTGTGCAAGATATCGCAAATGAAGGCGGAAAAGCTGTTACATGTAAAGCGAACGTATCGAATTTGGACGAAGCAAAGTCACTTATTGCTTTCACGAAAGAGCGATTCGGTAAGATTGATATTTTAGTTAACAATGCTGGTATTACACGTGACCGTACGTTCAAAAAAATGTCTGAAGAGGATTGGAAAGCTGTCATTGATGTAAATTTAAACAGCGTATACCATATGACCTCTTCCGTTATTAATGAAATGCTGGATCAAAAGTACGGTCGAATCATTAACATTAGCTCGATTATTGGCCAAGCAGGTGGATTTGGTCAAACAAATTACAGTGCTGCGAAAGCAGGAATGATTGGTTTTACAAAGTCGCTTGCATTAGAAACAGCTCGCAAAGGCATTACAGTAAATGCAATCTGCCCTGGATTTATTGAAACGGAAATGGTTGCAGCTATGCCGGATGAAGTGTTACAAAAAACAGTTAATAAAATACCAGTTGGTCGCTTAGGTCAACCACAGGAAATTGCTGAAGCTGTTTTATTCCTTGCTGAAAGTGAATATATTACAGGTCAATGTTTAAACGTTAACGGTGGCTTATATATGTAA
- the phaC gene encoding class III poly(R)-hydroxyalkanoic acid synthase subunit PhaC, which yields MNHSLFHSETENWVPEAIEKDFRRLKRVTDVLTTQPEPQVGQTPKELIWTKNKAKLYRYQPAKEKAYKVPILMIYALINKPYVLDLTPGSSLIEYLTDRGHDVYLLDWGTPGYEDQHMKLDDYIMDYIPKAFKKVLRHSKADEITLFGYCMGGTMTSIFAALNPQLPIRNIVFLTSPFDFSDAGLFSNWLDERYFNIDKMVDTLGIIPPEMIDLGNKMLKPIVNFFGPYVTLADRIENEKFVKNWSLMQKWVNDGVPFPGEAFRQWIREFYQHNKLIHDELSIRGYKVELQNIKANILNIAADRDHIATPSQVEPLMNKVSSKDKTFQLMKAGHVSVIVGGTAVKVTYPAIDEWLKERSK from the coding sequence ATGAATCATTCATTATTTCATAGTGAAACTGAAAATTGGGTTCCAGAAGCTATCGAGAAAGATTTCCGTCGATTAAAACGAGTAACAGACGTTCTAACTACACAACCTGAACCTCAAGTTGGTCAAACACCGAAAGAACTTATTTGGACGAAAAATAAAGCGAAGCTATACCGTTATCAACCTGCCAAAGAAAAAGCGTATAAAGTGCCGATTTTGATGATTTATGCATTAATTAATAAACCGTACGTACTTGATTTGACACCTGGAAGTAGTTTAATTGAATATTTAACGGATCGTGGCCATGATGTTTATTTGCTTGATTGGGGAACCCCAGGCTATGAGGATCAGCATATGAAGCTTGATGATTATATTATGGATTACATTCCGAAAGCATTTAAAAAAGTACTTCGTCATTCGAAAGCTGACGAAATTACACTCTTCGGATATTGTATGGGTGGAACAATGACTTCTATCTTTGCCGCTTTAAATCCGCAACTACCGATTCGTAATATCGTGTTTTTAACGAGTCCATTTGATTTTTCAGATGCTGGTTTGTTTTCAAATTGGCTAGATGAACGTTATTTTAATATCGATAAAATGGTAGATACGTTAGGAATTATTCCACCTGAAATGATTGATTTAGGAAACAAGATGTTAAAGCCGATCGTAAACTTCTTCGGTCCATATGTCACACTTGCTGATCGCATAGAAAACGAAAAGTTTGTGAAAAACTGGTCGTTAATGCAAAAGTGGGTGAATGATGGTGTGCCATTCCCTGGTGAAGCGTTCCGACAATGGATACGCGAGTTTTATCAACATAATAAATTAATTCATGATGAATTATCCATTCGTGGCTATAAAGTCGAGCTTCAAAACATTAAGGCTAACATTTTAAATATTGCGGCTGATCGTGACCATATTGCTACACCTAGCCAAGTCGAACCATTAATGAACAAAGTATCTAGTAAAGATAAGACCTTCCAATTAATGAAAGCCGGTCACGTCTCTGTCATTGTGGGAGGTACTGCTGTTAAAGTGACCTACCCTGCCATTGACGAATGGTTAAAAGAGCGTTCGAAATAA
- the odhB gene encoding 2-oxoglutarate dehydrogenase complex dihydrolipoyllysine-residue succinyltransferase, with product MAEIKVPELAESIFEGTISSWLKKPGDKVEKGEYILELETDKVNVEITAEHEGILAEVHKGEGDTVQVGEVIGVIDESGQSNTPTAKEKNESQEVVSEPANQTTEEKQEVKNRPIASPAARKLAREKGINLAEVPTQDPLGRVRVQDIESYEQPQPTQAVQQAVTPAPRQAVVQTNSDDTKPVERVRMTRRRQTIAKRLVEVQHTAAMLTTFNEIDMTAVMNLRKRRKDQFFEQHDVRLGFMSFFTKAVVAALKKFPLLNAEIQGDEIVLKKYYDIGVAVSTDDGLVVPVVREADRLTFAQIEREILNLAKKARDNKLTLKELQGGTFTITNGGVFGSLLSTPILNGPQVGILGMHKIQLRPVAIDEERMENRPMMYIALSYDHRIIDGKEAVSFLATIKELLEDPEQLLLEG from the coding sequence ATGGCGGAAATTAAAGTTCCTGAGCTTGCAGAATCTATTTTTGAAGGTACAATTTCAAGTTGGCTAAAAAAGCCTGGAGATAAAGTAGAAAAGGGCGAATATATTTTAGAACTTGAAACAGACAAAGTAAATGTCGAAATAACAGCTGAACATGAAGGAATTTTAGCGGAAGTTCATAAAGGTGAGGGCGACACTGTTCAAGTAGGTGAAGTCATCGGTGTAATTGATGAAAGTGGTCAATCGAACACACCTACTGCTAAAGAAAAGAATGAAAGTCAAGAAGTTGTGAGTGAGCCAGCAAATCAAACAACTGAAGAGAAACAAGAAGTCAAAAACAGACCAATTGCATCACCTGCAGCTCGGAAATTAGCGCGTGAAAAAGGAATTAATTTAGCAGAAGTACCAACCCAAGATCCATTAGGGCGTGTACGAGTTCAAGATATTGAATCGTATGAACAACCACAGCCAACACAAGCTGTGCAGCAAGCAGTAACACCTGCTCCTAGACAAGCAGTTGTTCAAACAAATTCGGATGACACAAAACCAGTAGAACGTGTTCGTATGACAAGACGCCGTCAAACAATTGCAAAGCGTTTAGTGGAAGTACAACATACAGCGGCAATGTTAACGACATTTAACGAAATTGATATGACAGCTGTAATGAATTTACGTAAGCGTCGCAAAGATCAGTTCTTTGAACAACACGACGTTCGTCTAGGATTCATGTCCTTCTTTACAAAAGCGGTTGTGGCGGCTTTAAAGAAGTTCCCGTTATTAAATGCGGAAATTCAAGGTGACGAAATTGTTCTTAAAAAATACTATGATATCGGTGTTGCCGTATCTACAGATGACGGCTTAGTCGTACCGGTTGTGCGTGAAGCAGACCGCTTAACATTTGCTCAAATTGAACGTGAAATTTTGAACCTTGCTAAAAAAGCACGTGATAATAAATTAACATTGAAAGAACTACAAGGTGGTACATTCACTATTACAAACGGTGGAGTATTTGGATCACTTCTTTCTACACCGATTTTAAATGGACCACAAGTTGGAATTTTAGGAATGCACAAAATTCAGTTGCGTCCAGTTGCAATTGATGAAGAAAGAATGGAAAACCGTCCAATGATGTATATTGCACTATCATATGACCATCGAATTATAGATGGAAAAGAAGCAGTGAGCTTCCTTGCGACAATTAAAGAGTTACTAGAAGATCCAGAACAATTATTATTAGAAGGCTAA